From a region of the Balaenoptera musculus isolate JJ_BM4_2016_0621 chromosome 15, mBalMus1.pri.v3, whole genome shotgun sequence genome:
- the SOX12 gene encoding transcription factor SOX-12, translating into MVQQRGARAKRDGGPPPPGPGPAEEGAREPGWCKTPSGHIKRPMNAFMVWSQHERRKIMDQWPDMHNAEISKRLGRRWQLLQDSEKIPFVREAERLRLKHMADYPDYKYRPRKKSKGAPAKARPRPPGGGGSRLKPGPQLPSRGGRRAAGGPLGGGAAAPEDDDEDDDEELLEVRLVETPGRELWRMVPAGRAARGQAERSQGPSGEGAAVTAASPTPSEDEEPEEEEEEVAATEEGEEETVASGEEPLGFLSRLPPGPAGLDCSALDRDPDLPPPSGTSHFEFPDYCTPEVTEMIAGDWRPSSIADLVFTY; encoded by the coding sequence ATGGTGCAGCAGCGGGGCGCGAGGGCCAAGCGGGACGGCGGGCCACCGCCCCCGGGGCCCGGGCCGGCCGAGGAGGGGGCGCGTGAGCCCGGCTGGTGCAAGACCCCGAGCGGCCACATTAAGAGACCGATGAACGCGTTCATGGTGTGGTCGCAGCACGAACGGCGGAAGATCATGGACCAGTGGCCCGACATGCACAACGCCGAGATCTCCAAGCGCCTGGGCCGCCGCTGGCAGCTGCTGCAGGACTCGGAGAAGATCCCGTTCGTGCGGGAGGCGGAGCGGCTGCGCCTCAAGCACATGGCGGATTACCCGGACTACAAGTACCGGCCGCGCAAAAAGAGCAAGGGGGCGCCCGCCAAggcgcggccccgcccccccggcggcggcggcagccggCTCAAGCCCGGGCCGCAGCTGCCTAGCCGCGGGGGCCGCCGAGCAGCGGGAGGGCCTTTGGGGGGCGGCGCGGCGGCGCCCGAGGACGACGACGAGGACGACGACGAGGAGCTGCTGGAAGTGCGCCTGGTCGAGACCCCCGGGCGGGAGCTGTGGAGGATGGTCCCGGCGGGGCGGGCCGCCCGGGGACAAGCGGAGCGTTCCCAGGGGCCGTCGGGCGAGGGGGCGGCTGTCACCGCCGCCTCCCCGACTCCGTCGGAGGACGAGGAGccggaggaagaggaggaggaggtggcggcGACGGAGGAAGGCGAAGAGGAGACGGTGGCGTCGGGGGAGGAGCCGCTGGGCTTTCTGTCCAGACTGCCCCCCGGCCCCGCCGGCCTGGACTGCAGCGCCCTGGACCGCGACCCAGACCTGCCGCCCCCCTCGGGCACGTCGCACTTCGAGTTCCCGGACTACTGCACCCCCGAGGTTACCGAGATGATCGCAGGGGACTGGCGCCCGTCTAGCATCGCCGACCTGGTTTTCACCTACTGA